In one Verrucomicrobiia bacterium genomic region, the following are encoded:
- a CDS encoding TetR/AcrR family transcriptional regulator, translated as MGITERKEREKLHRKEEILNAAETVFFEKGLAISTMDEIAERAELSKGTLYLYYKSKEDLYMAIICRGHQILLKMFQEAAATGESSVKLLENLGQAYYAFYKRHHDYFKMFSFSENTQLHAQVSEEMKKACAESGQCLGGVVQEVIRKGIEDGSFRRETNPVEMSIILWAHCRGVMEIIDHLSSREVSTGKPWEGLDFEKMYRRSTAMLISAILTDEARKNFNLEL; from the coding sequence ATGGGAATAACCGAACGAAAAGAAAGAGAAAAGCTTCACCGAAAAGAGGAGATTCTGAACGCGGCGGAAACGGTGTTTTTTGAAAAGGGGCTGGCCATATCCACGATGGATGAAATAGCCGAGCGGGCCGAGCTTTCCAAAGGAACCCTCTACCTTTACTACAAAAGCAAAGAGGATTTGTATATGGCCATCATCTGCCGGGGGCATCAAATCCTTTTGAAAATGTTCCAAGAGGCGGCCGCAACCGGCGAAAGTTCCGTCAAGCTTTTGGAAAATTTGGGGCAGGCCTATTACGCCTTCTACAAGCGCCATCACGATTACTTCAAAATGTTTTCCTTTTCCGAAAACACCCAGTTGCACGCCCAGGTTTCGGAGGAGATGAAAAAAGCCTGTGCCGAGTCCGGGCAGTGCTTGGGCGGGGTGGTGCAGGAAGTGATACGCAAAGGAATTGAAGACGGCAGTTTCCGGAGGGAGACAAACCCGGTGGAGATGTCCATCATTCTCTGGGCCCATTGCCGGGGGGTTATGGAAATCATCGACCATCTTTCGAGCCGCGAGGTATCGACCGGCAAGCCGTGGGAAGGTTTGGACTTTGAGAAAATGTACCGGAGATCGACCGCAATGCTGATATCCGCCATTTTGACCGACGAGGCGCGCAAAAACTTCAATCTGGAACTGTAG